The Fulvivirga ligni genome window below encodes:
- a CDS encoding c-type cytochrome: MAQKKSLRSVFLALIISGSFLYSFTSQAQDTTATEEAAATETAAAEGAAAAPGEVPTDDARISEGKSLFEANCKTCHRVHEKLVGPALKNVYDRAPSIDWIVNFVHNSSKVISSGDDYANKLYNEYDKTQMTAFPSFSRDQILSIMGYIKQQTEAGPEPDPNTVATTPGAVAPTGSSIPEGYLDAIMVGLVIVLVLILVVLLLITTVLKKYLNNRGDLDEDDTEIVNASFSLEKTVKSKPFIFIIVFVFTAIAFKVVINNLFAVGIQQGYAPKQPIAFSHKLHAGQYEIDCNYCHTGVRKSKSANIPSPNICMNCHSAVKTESDQIQKIYAAIEKNEPIEWVRIHNLPDLAYFNHSQHVKVGGIECQTCHGEIQEMEVVHQNALLTMGWCIDCHRKTDVNTKGNEYYDNLVELHDAESKDALKVEDIGGLECAKCHY; this comes from the coding sequence ATGGCGCAAAAAAAATCATTGAGAAGCGTTTTTCTAGCATTAATAATATCTGGTTCGTTTTTATATTCATTCACTTCACAGGCGCAGGATACTACTGCTACTGAAGAAGCTGCAGCTACTGAAACAGCTGCTGCTGAAGGTGCCGCTGCAGCTCCTGGTGAGGTACCTACAGACGACGCTAGAATTTCCGAGGGTAAATCTTTATTTGAAGCAAACTGTAAGACTTGCCACAGAGTACACGAAAAATTAGTTGGGCCAGCCCTAAAAAATGTTTACGATAGAGCTCCTTCCATAGACTGGATTGTAAACTTCGTGCACAACTCATCTAAAGTTATCTCTAGCGGAGATGATTACGCAAACAAACTTTATAACGAGTATGATAAAACTCAGATGACAGCTTTCCCTAGCTTCTCTAGGGATCAAATCCTGTCTATCATGGGTTATATCAAGCAACAGACTGAGGCAGGTCCTGAACCTGATCCTAATACTGTCGCCACTACTCCAGGTGCAGTAGCGCCAACAGGTAGCTCTATTCCAGAAGGCTACTTAGATGCCATTATGGTAGGTCTGGTTATCGTGTTAGTACTTATCCTAGTAGTACTACTCCTTATAACTACCGTATTAAAGAAATATCTTAATAACAGAGGCGATCTTGATGAAGATGATACAGAAATTGTAAATGCTTCGTTTAGCTTAGAGAAAACAGTAAAAAGCAAGCCTTTTATCTTCATAATTGTGTTTGTCTTTACTGCCATAGCGTTTAAAGTGGTTATCAACAACCTTTTCGCTGTAGGTATCCAGCAAGGATACGCTCCTAAGCAGCCTATCGCATTCTCTCACAAACTTCACGCTGGTCAGTATGAGATTGATTGTAACTACTGCCACACGGGTGTAAGAAAGAGTAAGAGTGCTAACATACCTTCACCTAACATTTGTATGAACTGTCACAGTGCTGTTAAAACTGAGTCTGATCAGATCCAGAAGATTTACGCTGCGATAGAGAAAAATGAGCCAATTGAGTGGGTAAGAATCCACAACCTTCCTGATTTAGCATACTTTAACCACTCTCAGCACGTAAAAGTGGGCGGTATCGAGTGTCAGACATGTCACGGAGAAATTCAGGAAATGGAAGTAGTTCACCAAAATGCCTTACTTACTATGGGCTGGTGTATCGATTGTCATAGAAAAACTGACGTAAACACGAAAGGTAATGAGTACTATGACAACCTTGTAGAACTACACGACGCTGAAAGCAAAGACGCCTTAAAGGTTGAAGACATTGGTGGTTTGGAATGTGCTAAGTGCCACTACTAA
- a CDS encoding DUF3341 domain-containing protein, which yields MESNKHFVLGVYDDEDVLLSAVRKVRGSGVKIHEVYSPFPVHGLDDELGYKRTRLPIVAFMFGMLGTSLALTMQFWMLGYDWPMIIGGKNFTSLPPFIPVTFELTVLLSALGMVGTFMIISNLKPHGKPRLMDIRITDDKHIMAIDLAKNNLSQEDIKSIISDSGAQEVNLKDF from the coding sequence ATGGAAAGCAATAAACACTTTGTATTAGGCGTCTATGATGATGAAGACGTACTCTTAAGTGCAGTAAGAAAAGTTAGAGGAAGTGGAGTTAAGATCCACGAAGTATATAGCCCTTTTCCTGTTCACGGTTTGGATGATGAGCTGGGATATAAAAGAACTCGCCTACCAATAGTAGCATTTATGTTTGGTATGCTAGGTACATCTTTGGCTCTTACTATGCAGTTTTGGATGTTAGGGTATGACTGGCCTATGATCATAGGTGGTAAAAACTTCACATCACTACCTCCATTTATTCCTGTTACTTTTGAGCTAACAGTATTACTTTCAGCCTTAGGTATGGTAGGTACTTTCATGATTATTAGTAACCTTAAGCCCCACGGTAAGCCAAGGTTAATGGATATAAGAATCACAGATGATAAGCATATCATGGCGATTGATTTGGCGAAGAATAACTTGAGTCAGGAAGACATTAAGTCTATCATTAGTGACTCTGGTGCGCAAGAGGTGAATTTAAAAGATTTTTAA
- a CDS encoding OmpA family protein produces MELVKNRAISLGTALLILSAFVLSSYILTGCQASNTAKGGAVGAAAGGAIGAAIGSGSDNTAVGAIIGAAVGGTAGALIGRKMDKQAEELRRDLEGAEVERVGEGIKITFDSGLLFDVDSYNLKSATRQNLSDLAATLKKYEDTNILIEGHTDNTGADSYNQTLSEKRASSVSSYLSSDGVAGSRITTTGYGENQPIADNGTAAGRQQNRRVEVAIYANKKMKRMAERGEL; encoded by the coding sequence ATGGAATTAGTGAAAAATAGAGCAATATCATTAGGAACAGCGTTATTGATCCTTTCTGCATTTGTATTATCATCATACATACTTACTGGGTGTCAGGCTAGTAACACAGCAAAAGGTGGTGCTGTAGGAGCAGCGGCCGGTGGAGCCATAGGTGCTGCCATAGGTAGTGGATCAGATAACACGGCCGTAGGTGCCATTATTGGTGCCGCTGTAGGTGGTACAGCGGGTGCTTTAATAGGTAGAAAAATGGATAAGCAAGCTGAAGAACTAAGAAGAGATTTAGAAGGTGCAGAAGTAGAAAGAGTAGGTGAGGGTATTAAAATTACTTTCGATTCAGGTCTTTTGTTTGATGTAGATTCTTATAATCTAAAATCGGCTACAAGACAGAACTTGTCAGACCTGGCCGCAACTTTAAAGAAGTATGAAGATACTAACATCCTTATAGAAGGTCATACTGATAACACTGGTGCTGATAGCTATAACCAAACGCTTTCTGAAAAAAGAGCTTCTTCAGTTTCTAGTTATTTAAGTTCAGATGGTGTAGCTGGTAGTAGAATCACCACTACTGGTTACGGAGAAAATCAACCTATTGCTGATAACGGTACAGCTGCTGGTCGTCAGCAAAACAGAAGAGTTGAAGTAGCCATTTATGCTAACAAGAAAATGAAGAGAATGGCCGAAAGAGGTGAGCTGTAA
- a CDS encoding DUF2945 domain-containing protein, translated as MIREGSKVKWKWGNGHATGKVVKTYKEEVTRTIDGSEIKRKGSDDDKALYIEQEDGSKVLKLESEVEKD; from the coding sequence ATGATTCGCGAAGGTTCCAAAGTAAAATGGAAATGGGGTAACGGCCATGCTACAGGCAAAGTGGTTAAAACCTATAAAGAAGAAGTGACCAGAACCATTGATGGCAGTGAGATCAAAAGAAAAGGTAGTGACGACGATAAGGCACTGTACATTGAGCAGGAAGATGGTAGCAAAGTATTGAAATTAGAAAGTGAAGTAGAAAAAGACTAA
- the nrfD gene encoding NrfD/PsrC family molybdoenzyme membrane anchor subunit — protein MQVTSSVREPLVTGGKTVHDVTEDICRQVEGKPSKSWMLGVAVSLVALLLGAYAVFMLLWEGIGVWGLNKTIGWAWDITNFVWWVGIGHAGTLISAILLLFRQKWRMSINRAAEAMTIFAVICAACFPGLHMGRLWLGFYWALPLPNAFGSLWVNFNSPLLWDVFAVSTYFTVSLVFWYIGLIPDFASIRDRATNKISKLAYGVLSFGWDGAAKTWSRYESVALILAGLATPLVLSVHTIVSFDFATSVIPGWHSTIFPPYFVAGAIFSGFAMVQTLLLISRRVLKLEDYITREHVELMNIIIIVTGGVVAVAYATEFFIGWYTGVEYENYTYMSYGAATGPYAWAFWALIICNILIPSTLWFRSVRTSYMLSFIISIVINIGMWFERFDIIVMCLSRDYLPSSWAMFHPTIYDVGVYVFTLGLFFTLFLLFSKFFPVINMAEVKSIIKSSSSKQK, from the coding sequence ATGCAAGTTACTTCATCCGTTCGAGAACCATTAGTTACCGGTGGTAAGACCGTTCATGATGTTACGGAAGATATATGCAGACAGGTAGAGGGTAAGCCAAGCAAGTCGTGGATGCTAGGAGTAGCAGTGTCACTTGTGGCTTTACTTTTAGGAGCCTATGCTGTATTCATGTTATTGTGGGAAGGTATCGGTGTATGGGGATTAAATAAAACCATAGGCTGGGCCTGGGATATTACTAACTTCGTATGGTGGGTTGGTATTGGTCACGCTGGTACATTGATTTCAGCCATCCTTTTACTATTCAGACAGAAGTGGAGAATGTCTATTAACAGAGCTGCAGAGGCGATGACAATTTTTGCCGTTATCTGTGCTGCTTGTTTCCCTGGTCTTCACATGGGACGTCTCTGGTTAGGTTTCTACTGGGCACTTCCTTTACCAAATGCTTTCGGTTCTCTTTGGGTTAACTTTAACTCACCTCTCTTATGGGACGTTTTCGCAGTAAGTACTTATTTCACCGTTTCTTTAGTATTCTGGTACATCGGTCTTATTCCTGATTTCGCTTCTATTAGAGATAGAGCTACTAATAAAATTTCAAAATTAGCGTACGGAGTTTTAAGCTTCGGTTGGGATGGAGCTGCTAAAACATGGTCTAGATATGAATCTGTGGCCTTAATATTAGCAGGTCTTGCAACACCACTAGTACTTTCAGTACACACCATTGTATCATTTGACTTTGCTACCTCAGTTATTCCAGGATGGCACAGTACAATTTTCCCTCCTTACTTCGTAGCTGGAGCGATTTTCTCTGGTTTCGCAATGGTACAAACACTACTTCTTATCTCTAGAAGGGTACTTAAATTAGAAGATTATATTACTCGTGAGCACGTGGAGTTAATGAACATCATTATCATCGTTACAGGTGGTGTGGTTGCTGTAGCTTATGCTACTGAATTCTTCATAGGCTGGTACACAGGAGTAGAATATGAAAATTATACATACATGTCATACGGTGCGGCTACAGGACCTTATGCATGGGCTTTCTGGGCATTAATTATCTGTAACATTTTAATCCCTTCTACATTATGGTTCAGAAGTGTTAGAACTAGTTACATGCTATCATTTATCATCTCTATTGTGATAAACATCGGTATGTGGTTCGAGCGTTTCGATATTATTGTAATGTGTTTGAGCCGTGATTACCTTCCATCAAGTTGGGCTATGTTCCATCCAACTATTTATGATGTGGGTGTGTATGTGTTCACTTTAGGTTTGTTCTTCACTTTGTTCTTATTATTCTCTAAGTTCTTCCCAGTGATCAACATGGCCGAAGTAAAAAGTATTATTAAGTCATCGTCTTCTAAACAGAAATAA
- a CDS encoding Hsp20/alpha crystallin family protein — MLYDIEQKSKRNSLNQGFWDEFTNRDVFEDFISNRKERLPAVNVIENDAEFILELASPGMCRDNYTLEVENDVLNISGNVKTPNSTEEMTYKRREFSYTAFNRSFILPEYVDEEKIAASCADGILTIHIPKKDHVTVNNRREIVID; from the coding sequence ATGTTATACGATATTGAACAGAAAAGTAAAAGAAATAGCTTGAATCAAGGTTTTTGGGATGAGTTTACCAATAGAGACGTTTTTGAAGACTTTATTAGCAATAGAAAAGAGCGTCTGCCAGCAGTGAACGTTATAGAGAACGATGCGGAGTTCATTCTAGAGCTAGCATCACCGGGTATGTGCAGAGACAACTATACGCTGGAAGTAGAGAATGATGTACTGAATATTTCAGGAAATGTTAAAACACCCAACTCTACTGAAGAGATGACGTACAAGAGAAGAGAATTTAGTTATACCGCCTTTAACCGATCATTTATTTTGCCTGAATATGTTGATGAAGAGAAAATTGCAGCCAGCTGTGCTGATGGTATTCTCACCATTCATATTCCGAAAAAAGATCATGTTACAGTTAATAATAGAAGAGAAATTGTAATTGACTAA
- the tamL gene encoding translocation and assembly module lipoprotein TamL, with the protein MIRQAKILISTTFILVMIFSCSGVKHLEEGQNFYGGGQVVFKTKRDFKKKKEVKAELEALITPTPNTKVLGSRPKVFFYNLAGEPKKEKGFKYWMRTKLGAPPVLMEDVDIYRTQNLIESRLKNEGVFQARVESKTTTKHRETKVTYIAYLTRPYRYDSIHLPEGDGPLVTAIREASDKMVFKKGDRYDLNDLEEERVRLEGELKNKGFYFFEDNHILFRADSTVGDRQVDIFMTVKEDTPERAKEVYKLGEINVFANYDFVGESKAQASDTVVVDSINYYSDNQEFKPKAITDHVKLRKGNIYTNEDEEVTIDRLLQLDVFKFVNVSIDEMNDNRLRSNIYLTPFKKKSFRLEVQGVSKSNGYVGPNVNASFRNRNAFGGAELYELTLNTGYEVQVSGQQQSTTGGAVNSYTIGIQNTFTIPRFITPLNIKFNSFKYVPQTILKAGFAMQKRSGFFTSYTANLGYGFSWNETPTRRHELFPIDIDLIQISNESDEFLETLNKNPFLARSYAEQYILGTTYSFYYNSQAKPGRDKRTSNFYFNGNIDISGNVMHLAQKTLTSSEEDPYEVLGFPYSQFARGDVDLRYYLRLDDKNKIATRMLVGVGYAYGNSISLPYSKSFASGGSSSIRAFRARSVGPGTYEPDTTQIFIDQIGDIKLEANIEYRFEIVGAFKGAVFLDAGNIWTMRAEEERPGGEFDPKSFYKQLAVGTGFGFRFDADFFVVRLDLGYPLKDPAKQTPATIRSDNTSSPLGKIVYNIAIGYPF; encoded by the coding sequence GTGATTCGTCAAGCTAAAATATTAATAAGCACCACCTTCATTTTGGTAATGATCTTTTCCTGCAGCGGCGTAAAGCACCTGGAGGAAGGTCAGAATTTCTATGGTGGAGGACAGGTTGTGTTCAAAACCAAAAGAGACTTCAAAAAGAAGAAAGAGGTAAAGGCTGAATTGGAAGCACTAATTACTCCTACACCTAACACCAAGGTTTTAGGCTCCAGGCCAAAAGTTTTCTTTTATAACCTGGCTGGTGAACCCAAAAAGGAAAAAGGCTTTAAATACTGGATGCGAACTAAGCTCGGAGCTCCACCAGTGCTCATGGAAGATGTAGACATTTACAGAACTCAAAATCTGATAGAAAGCAGATTGAAAAATGAAGGCGTCTTTCAAGCAAGAGTTGAATCTAAAACCACTACCAAGCACAGAGAAACTAAAGTAACATATATAGCTTATCTCACCAGACCTTACAGGTATGATTCTATTCATCTGCCAGAAGGCGATGGACCGTTAGTTACTGCTATCCGAGAAGCTTCTGATAAGATGGTTTTCAAAAAAGGAGATCGATATGACCTTAATGATCTTGAGGAAGAAAGGGTTAGGTTGGAAGGAGAGTTGAAGAACAAAGGCTTTTATTTCTTTGAAGATAATCACATCTTATTCCGGGCAGATAGTACTGTGGGTGACAGACAAGTGGACATATTCATGACCGTGAAGGAAGATACCCCGGAAAGAGCCAAGGAAGTTTATAAGCTCGGAGAGATCAACGTATTTGCTAATTATGATTTCGTAGGTGAAAGTAAAGCTCAGGCTTCTGATACAGTAGTGGTTGATAGTATCAACTATTATTCTGATAATCAAGAATTTAAACCAAAAGCTATTACTGATCATGTGAAGTTGAGAAAAGGCAATATCTACACCAATGAAGACGAAGAGGTGACCATTGATAGGCTTCTGCAGCTAGATGTATTCAAATTTGTGAATGTAAGTATTGACGAAATGAATGATAATAGGCTCAGATCAAATATTTACCTCACGCCATTTAAGAAAAAGTCATTCAGGCTGGAGGTTCAAGGGGTTTCTAAATCAAATGGATATGTGGGGCCGAATGTAAATGCCTCTTTTAGAAATAGAAATGCTTTCGGAGGTGCAGAACTTTACGAGCTCACCTTGAATACGGGCTACGAAGTACAGGTCTCAGGTCAGCAGCAGAGTACCACCGGAGGCGCAGTAAATTCCTATACCATTGGTATTCAAAATACCTTTACCATTCCTCGTTTCATTACTCCATTAAATATTAAATTCAATTCATTTAAGTATGTGCCACAGACCATTCTTAAAGCTGGCTTTGCCATGCAGAAAAGAAGTGGCTTCTTTACCTCATACACAGCCAATCTGGGCTATGGTTTTAGCTGGAATGAAACGCCCACCAGGAGACATGAATTATTCCCAATTGATATAGATCTTATCCAGATCAGTAATGAGTCTGATGAATTTCTTGAGACTTTAAACAAAAACCCTTTCCTGGCCAGAAGTTATGCAGAACAGTATATTTTAGGAACCACCTATTCTTTCTACTATAATTCACAGGCCAAGCCAGGCAGAGATAAAAGAACCAGTAATTTCTACTTCAATGGCAATATTGATATTTCAGGTAATGTAATGCACCTGGCGCAAAAAACGCTGACCTCATCTGAAGAAGATCCCTATGAAGTGCTTGGCTTCCCATATTCTCAGTTTGCTCGTGGAGATGTGGATTTAAGATATTATCTGAGATTGGATGATAAGAATAAAATTGCCACGCGTATGTTGGTCGGTGTAGGTTATGCTTACGGAAACTCCATTTCATTGCCCTACAGTAAGTCCTTTGCTTCAGGTGGTAGTAGCAGTATCAGAGCCTTCAGAGCTCGCTCAGTGGGACCTGGTACTTACGAGCCAGACACCACCCAAATTTTCATAGATCAGATTGGAGACATCAAGCTAGAGGCAAACATCGAATATCGATTTGAAATAGTAGGAGCCTTCAAAGGAGCGGTCTTCCTTGATGCCGGTAATATCTGGACCATGAGAGCGGAAGAAGAGAGACCTGGTGGAGAATTCGATCCAAAGTCATTTTATAAGCAATTGGCTGTAGGTACAGGCTTTGGTTTCAGGTTCGATGCTGACTTTTTTGTGGTGAGGTTAGACTTGGGTTATCCACTAAAAGACCCTGCTAAGCAAACTCCTGCCACAATTCGCTCAGATAATACATCGTCGCCTTTAGGTAAAATAGTTTATAACATAGCAATAGGGTATCCTTTCTAA
- a CDS encoding TAT-variant-translocated molybdopterin oxidoreductase, producing MSDNKKTYWKGIEQLSNNPEIVKNSEREFPEVLPTDGEEGGSNRRDFLKMMGFGIAAVSLAACEAPIRNAIPYVNKPVDVDPGVPNYYATTYANGGDVCSIVVKTREGRPIKIEGNKSSKVYQGGTDAQVQASVLTLYDNERLRGPKIAGKNGDWETLDKEVVSKLNSVAAKGGQIRIVSNTVNSPSTLQVIEEFKAKYPTAQHVMYDAVSSDGILRANQESFGERMIPSYDFSKADVIVSFGADFLGTWLSSTEYSRQYAQTRKLGHGKKNMSRHYQFESNLSITGSNADYRYPTKPSELANLVAELYDALGSKKSSNEGINKVAADLKKARGKALVVAGSNDPAVQVVVNGINQILGSYGSTIDTTKPAYVRKGDDAAMQRFVSDAKSGRVGAVIFYNCNPLYNYAGAAELKAALSKVSVKISTADRPDETAIAADYVAPDHHFLESWNDHEVKKGSFSFTQPTITPIFKTRQAQESFMAWSGVSKPDYYSYVKSYWASKGVSDFDKVLYTGVHEGAGIISSETEAPVAPVAASFGGNVGAAKQAIKKNYKGNGVELSLYQKVGIGDGSQANNPWLQELPDPVSKSTWDNYLTVSKKWASDNDLTSFEGKCNKAKVTVNGKSMELPILIQPGQAEGTVGLALGYGRTSAGKVANGVGVDAYPLVTMVNGTCSYDIMSGVTVEVLSDTYQIAQTQMHQTHMNREGVIQESVLSKYQEDPFAGRYQPQIADWRSEDGTTNPGAISLWKGHKYGNHHWGMAIDLNLCTGCSACVISCHSENNVPVVGRQEVINRRDMHWLRIDRYYSSDAAPEDLKGLEEAAANPEVTFQPMMCQHCNNAPCETVCPVAATSHSTEGLNQMTYNRCIGTRYCANNCPYKVRRFNWFKYHDNGNFENINTAMNNDLGKMVLNPDVTVRSRGVMEKCSLCVQRIQYGKLEAKKEGRRPNDGDVNTACASACPSEAIVFGDMNDKNSRIYQLLQIQDTEKEHYITESEIHEPRAYHVLEEIGVKPNITYLTKIRNKDLNDHKA from the coding sequence ATGAGTGATAATAAAAAGACATACTGGAAAGGTATTGAGCAATTATCTAACAATCCGGAGATTGTAAAAAATTCGGAAAGGGAATTTCCTGAGGTACTACCAACGGACGGTGAAGAAGGAGGAAGTAACAGACGTGACTTCTTAAAAATGATGGGTTTTGGTATCGCAGCTGTTTCTTTAGCAGCTTGTGAAGCTCCTATTAGAAATGCCATTCCTTATGTAAATAAGCCTGTTGACGTTGATCCTGGTGTTCCTAACTATTATGCTACTACATACGCTAATGGCGGTGATGTTTGCAGTATTGTAGTTAAAACCAGAGAAGGTCGTCCTATAAAAATAGAAGGGAACAAGTCGTCTAAAGTTTATCAGGGAGGTACTGATGCACAGGTGCAAGCCAGTGTATTAACACTTTATGATAACGAAAGACTTAGAGGTCCTAAAATTGCTGGTAAAAACGGCGATTGGGAGACCCTTGATAAAGAAGTGGTAAGCAAACTTAACAGCGTAGCTGCTAAGGGAGGACAAATAAGAATTGTAAGTAACACAGTTAACAGTCCTTCAACACTTCAGGTAATAGAAGAATTTAAAGCTAAATACCCTACTGCGCAGCACGTAATGTACGATGCTGTTTCTAGTGATGGTATTTTAAGAGCTAACCAGGAATCATTCGGAGAAAGAATGATCCCTTCATATGATTTTAGCAAAGCTGATGTTATCGTAAGCTTTGGAGCTGACTTTTTAGGTACTTGGTTATCTTCTACTGAGTATTCTAGACAATATGCTCAAACAAGAAAATTAGGACATGGTAAGAAAAACATGTCTAGACACTATCAGTTCGAAAGCAACCTTTCTATAACAGGTTCTAACGCTGATTACAGATACCCTACTAAGCCTTCAGAGCTAGCTAACCTTGTAGCTGAGCTTTATGATGCTTTAGGCAGCAAAAAGTCTAGTAACGAAGGTATTAATAAAGTAGCCGCTGATCTTAAAAAAGCTAGAGGTAAAGCTTTAGTTGTAGCCGGATCTAATGATCCTGCAGTTCAGGTGGTGGTGAATGGTATCAATCAGATTTTAGGCAGTTATGGATCTACTATAGATACTACCAAGCCTGCTTATGTTCGTAAAGGAGATGATGCTGCTATGCAGAGATTTGTTTCTGATGCGAAATCTGGTAGAGTAGGAGCGGTTATTTTCTATAACTGTAACCCACTTTATAACTATGCAGGTGCTGCTGAGTTAAAGGCTGCATTAAGCAAAGTATCTGTTAAAATCAGTACTGCTGACAGACCTGACGAAACAGCAATAGCTGCTGACTATGTAGCCCCTGATCACCACTTCTTAGAGTCATGGAATGACCATGAGGTGAAGAAAGGAAGCTTCAGCTTTACTCAGCCAACTATTACTCCAATCTTTAAGACAAGACAAGCTCAAGAAAGCTTCATGGCATGGTCTGGTGTTTCTAAGCCGGATTATTATTCATACGTGAAGAGCTACTGGGCATCTAAAGGAGTATCTGACTTCGATAAAGTATTATACACTGGTGTGCACGAAGGTGCAGGTATCATTTCATCTGAAACTGAGGCGCCGGTAGCTCCTGTGGCTGCTAGCTTTGGTGGAAATGTAGGTGCTGCTAAACAAGCCATCAAGAAAAACTATAAAGGAAACGGCGTTGAATTATCATTGTACCAAAAAGTAGGTATTGGTGATGGTTCTCAAGCTAATAACCCATGGCTACAAGAATTACCAGATCCGGTTTCTAAGTCTACATGGGATAACTACCTTACTGTATCTAAAAAATGGGCTTCTGATAATGACCTTACTTCTTTTGAAGGAAAGTGTAACAAAGCCAAAGTTACAGTGAATGGTAAATCAATGGAATTACCAATCCTTATCCAACCTGGTCAGGCCGAAGGTACTGTAGGTTTAGCATTAGGATATGGTAGAACTAGTGCTGGTAAAGTAGCTAACGGAGTAGGTGTTGATGCTTACCCATTAGTAACTATGGTAAACGGAACATGCTCTTATGATATCATGTCAGGCGTTACTGTAGAAGTATTATCAGATACTTATCAAATTGCACAAACACAGATGCACCAGACTCATATGAACCGTGAAGGTGTTATTCAAGAGTCTGTTCTGTCTAAATATCAAGAAGATCCATTTGCAGGAAGATATCAGCCACAAATTGCTGACTGGAGATCTGAGGATGGAACTACTAACCCTGGCGCAATAAGCCTTTGGAAAGGACATAAATACGGCAACCACCACTGGGGAATGGCTATTGACCTGAACCTTTGTACTGGATGTAGTGCTTGTGTAATTTCTTGTCACTCAGAGAACAACGTTCCTGTAGTAGGTCGTCAGGAAGTGATCAATAGAAGAGATATGCACTGGTTAAGAATCGACAGGTACTACAGCAGTGATGCTGCTCCTGAAGATTTAAAAGGACTTGAGGAGGCTGCGGCTAACCCTGAGGTTACTTTCCAACCAATGATGTGTCAGCATTGTAATAATGCTCCTTGTGAAACTGTATGTCCGGTTGCTGCAACCAGCCACAGTACAGAAGGTCTGAACCAAATGACGTATAACAGATGTATTGGTACAAGATATTGTGCTAACAACTGTCCTTACAAAGTAAGACGTTTCAACTGGTTCAAATATCATGACAATGGTAACTTCGAGAACATCAACACTGCCATGAACAATGATCTTGGTAAGATGGTACTTAACCCTGATGTAACTGTTCGTTCTAGAGGGGTTATGGAAAAATGTTCTCTTTGTGTTCAGAGAATCCAGTACGGTAAATTAGAAGCTAAGAAAGAGGGTAGAAGACCTAACGACGGTGATGTAAACACTGCTTGTGCAAGTGCTTGTCCTTCTGAAGCTATCGTATTCGGTGACATGAATGATAAGAACAGTAGAATCTATCAGTTACTACAAATCCAGGATACTGAGAAAGAACACTACATTACTGAATCTGAAATACATGAGCCAAGAGCATACCATGTATTAGAAGAGATTGGTGTGAAACCGAACATTACGTATCTCACCAAGATCAGAAACAAGGATTTAAACGATCATAAAGCTTAA
- a CDS encoding HepT-like ribonuclease domain-containing protein translates to MNIEEQQLHLNNIIKGIEEVVELTRELDYHQFTQEEQVKEEVYSNLQMVGQAAYELSINSDNAGDLNFETDILSGFRNARYNDEMEVDHQMIWGIIENDLPIIRDEAIEASAQLGVPEETEASGLL, encoded by the coding sequence ATGAACATTGAAGAGCAACAATTACATTTAAATAATATCATAAAAGGAATTGAAGAGGTGGTAGAACTTACCAGAGAGCTGGATTATCACCAATTTACCCAGGAAGAACAGGTTAAAGAGGAGGTTTATAGCAACCTACAAATGGTGGGGCAAGCGGCTTATGAGCTATCCATTAACTCTGATAATGCAGGCGATCTCAATTTTGAAACCGACATTTTAAGCGGTTTCCGAAATGCACGCTATAACGATGAAATGGAAGTAGATCATCAGATGATATGGGGCATTATTGAAAATGATTTACCCATTATCAGAGACGAAGCCATTGAAGCTTCCGCTCAACTGGGTGTACCAGAAGAAACAGAAGCTAGCGGACTATTGTAA